The genomic interval CCGGGGTACTCGCGTTGGCCGTACTGGCCGTGCTGGCCATCGTCGTGGTGCTGAATCCGTGGGACCGACCCGGTGGCGGGCCTGCCGACCCGACGCCGAGCGCCCAGGCGTCGCCGGTCTTCGCCGAGGGTACGACCATGCGACGGTTGCAGGCGGCCCGGCAGATCGCGATCGGCAGCAGGTTCGACCTCCCCGGTACCGGCTACCGGGAGCCCGACGGGACGATGACCGGGTTCGACGTGGAGATCGGGCGGCTGATCGCCGGTGAACTCGGCATCGACCCCGACCGGGTGCGGTGGACCGACGCGCCGTTGACGGGCCGGGAAGAACTCATCGAGCAGGGCCGGGTCGACCTCGTCATCGCCAGCTACACCATCACCGAGACCCGCGCGCAACGGGTGGCGTTCGCCGGGCCGTACCACCTGCCGGGGCAGCAACTGCTGGTACGGGCCGGCGAGACCGCGATCACCGGCCCCGAGTCGCTACGGACCGAGGGCTACCGGATCTGCACCGTCACCGGAACTCCACACGGCAGGCGGCTCGAAGAGCACCTCGGTGGCCGGTCGCTGGCGCTGACGTCGCTCGGCGGCTACCAGGAGTGTGCGGAGGCGCTCGCGGCCGGCAGGGTCGACGCGATCACCGGGGACGGGCCGGCCCTGGTGGGACTGGCCGCCGGCAGCAGCGCCGGATTCCGCCTGGTGGGCCGGGCCTTCGATCCGCAGCCGTACGGGATCGGCCTGCGCCGGGGTGACGAGCCGTTCCGGGCCTGGCTCACCGAGACGTTGCGCCGGATCGTCGCCGACGGTCGTTGGCGGGCCGCCTGGCACCGCACACTTGGCCGGTACGACGAGCAGGAGCCCACCGTCCCCGAGGCCCGCTGACTCCCCGAGACCCGCTGAGTCCGCGAGGCTCGTTGCGTTTTCCCGGGGTGGAGGCGGCGTCGGGAACATCTCGGGCGACCGCTTCTGGGCGAGCCGCGACCGTCGGAGCGGATTCCCGGCCGAGAATGCATGGCATGCCGACGGTATCCGCAAGACCGGACGGTGCGGCCCGGTGGCCGTCCCGAGCCGTATCCCGGCCCGGGACGGCGGCGAGGCCGGTCGCCGCCGGGTCGATGCTGGACTACTACCTGGTCCGGCCCGACAACCCGGACTTCGCCGGCCCGGCGGGAATCCTCGTCGAGGAGTTCGTGTTGGACCGCGACTATTCGGCGGTCCGGCTCGACAGCACCGGGTGGACGGCCGGCGGCTCCCGTTGGCGGGGCGCCTCGGCGTTCAGCCGGGGCGTACGTGCCGACGCCGCACTGCGGGACCGGGTCGTCGGCGCCAACCGGCAGGAGGTCGAGTTCGTCTACCGCCATCTCGGCGGAGGCGAACTACCCGGCGAGGAGGTGCTGCGCGGACACTTCGACGACGGCATCCGGCTGCCCGCCTCGGCACCGCTGCGGCTGAGCCCCGGCCGGGCCACCCCGGGCTTCACCGAAACCCGGCTCTACCGGGTCCTCTTCACCGCCGGACTCGACCCGGACGCCCTGACCGGACTGCTCGGCACCTGGCGGATGCGACCCGGTCAGCGCGGCACCGGCGCCCTGACCGGAGTCGTCGGTACGGCGCGACGCCGGATCGGTGCCGACGCCTTCACCTGGGAACTACGCCGGATCGGTGCGGGTGCCGCCTGGTGCCTGGACCTGACGGCCGACCTGGCCGGCGACCGCGACGACGCCATCGGAGCACTGCTGCGCGAGCTGGCAACGGCGGCCAGGATGGCGGGGCTGATCCCGGTGACGATCGAGCGCCTCCGCTGACCGACCGGGCCGGAATGCGGCGGATGCCACACCCCGGTCACCGGCGCGGCAGGTTCACCCCGCCTCCGCCAGCCCCCGCGACGGACCGTGCGGAGGGGCGTTCCCCGCGACGGACCGTGCGGAGGGGCGTTCCCCGCGACGGACCGTGCGGAGGGGCGTTCCCCGCGACGGACCGTGCGGAGGGGCGTTCCCCGCGACGGACCGTGCGGAGGGCGTTCCCCCGCGACGGACCGTGCGGTGGGCGGACGGGGTTCAGCGCGAACCGACCGGTACCGGGTCGCGGTGGTGTGCCCGCCACAGCCAGCCGACGTCCCGGCCGAACGACCAGCAGAGCAGGGCCAGCGCCAGCCCGACCGACGCGTACGCCAGTGGTCCCGGAAGCAGCCCGGAACTCGCCACCGCCAGCACGATGCCCTGCATCGCGGCGACGGTCTTCCGGGAGAACCGGTGCGGCAGCGCCGCGTTGAGCCACGGCAGCGCCCAGGCGGCCGCGACGAAGAGGTACCGGAGGACGCCGATGGCCAGTACCCAGGCACCGAGGGACTGCGCCAGATAGGCACTCAGGACCAGGATGAGGAAGGCGTCGACCTCCATGTCGAACCGGGCGCCGAGCGCGGAGGTCGTGCCGGTGCGCCGGGCGACCTGACCGTCGACCCAGTCCAGCGCCAGCGCCACCCCTGCCACGGCGACCAGCAGCCCGACCGGGGCCGGCGACCAGAAGGAGGCCGCCACCAGCGCGGTCACCCCGCCGACCAGGGTGCCCCGGGCCAGGGTGACCTGGTTGGCCGCGCCGAGCATCCGGGCGCCGGAGCGGCGCATCGCCCGGCCGAGCAGCAGCCAGGTGACCACCGCGTACGCCGAACCGGCGAACCAGCCGGCGGGGCCCAGCCCGACCGTGGCGGAGAGCGCCGCCAGCAGCACGAACTGGACGGCCAGCCCCACCGCCGGTCCGTCCAGCTCCGCTGGCGTGCCCACCGGTACGGGGCGACGACCATCGAGCGGTACGGATACCGCCCGCTGCCGCGCGGGACGCAGGCGGACCAGGGATGTTGCGATCGGGTGATCACTGACAGTCAACGTTCCTCCGTCACGGTTTGGCGCGATCGACGCGCCGCGTATCGTTGCCGCTGCCCACCCCCGTGGAAACGGAAAACACCCGCGTTCGGTTCATCGCACCGGGAAAGGAGTTGATGACAGTGCGTGCCGAGGCCTTCTGGCTTGCCGCACCCGGCCGGGGCGAGATCCGGTCGGTACCGCTGGCGCCGCCCGGTGCCGACGAGGTGTTGGTCCGCACTCTCCACTCCGGGCTGAGCCGGGGCACCGAGACGCTGGTCTTCGCCGGCAAGGTGCCGCCGAGCCAGTACGCGACGATGCGCGCCCCGTTCCAGGAGGGCGACTTCCCCGGCCCGGTGAAGTACGGCTACCTCAACGTCGGCCTGGTCGAGGCGGGGCCGGAGCACCTGGTCGGCCGTACCGTCTTCTGCCTCTTCCCGCACCAGACCCGGTACGTCGTGCCGGCGTCGGCGGTCACCGTCGTACCGGAGGGGGTGCCGGCGTCCCGGGCGGTGCTCGCCGGCACCGTGGAGACCGCGGTGAACGCGCTCTGGGACGCCGCGCCGCTGGTCGGCGACCGGGTCACGGTCGTCGGGGCGGGGATGGTCGGCAGCGCGGTGGCCGGGGTCCTCGCCCGGTTCCCCGGCGCCCGGGTGCAGCTGGTCGACGCCGACCCCGGCCGGGCGGGAGTCGCCGCCGCGCTCGGCGTCGACTTCGCGGCGCCCGCCGACGCGTCCGGCGACCGTGACCTGGTGGTGCACGCCAGCGCCACCTCGGCCGGGCTGACCCGGTCGCTGGAACTGCTCGCTCCGGAGGGGACCGTCGTCGAGCTGAGCTGGTACGGCGACCGCCAGGTCAGCGTGCCGCTCGGAGAGAACTTCCACTCCCGCCGGCTGGTCGTACGCAGCAGTCAGGTCGGTACGGTGTCACCGAACGTACGCGGGCGGCGTACCTTCGCGGACCGGCTCGCGCTCGCCCTGGAGCTGCTAGCCGACCCGGTCTTCGACGCCCTGCTCACCGGTGCCTGCGACTTCGCCGAGCTGCCGGAGGTGCTTCCCCGGCTGGTCAGCGGGGAACTATCCGCGCTGTGTCACGTGGTCAACTACGGTGACGCGGCGATCGACCGTTAGCTCCGACAGACTGACCAGCTGCGACAGAGCGACCCGATCGGGCGACCCGATCGGGGAAACACCAGGAGGAGATCCTTGTTCAGCATCACCGTCCGTGACCACATCATGATCGCGCACAGCTTCCGGGGCGAGGTCTTCGGCCCCGCCCAGAAGCTGCACGGGGCGACCTTCGTGGTGGACGCCACGTTCCGCCGGCCCGAACTCGACGCCGACAACATCGTCGTCGACATCGGGCTGGCCTCCGGAGCGTTGGCCGAGGTGCTGGGCGAACTCAACTACCGCAACCTGGACGACGAGCCCTCGCTCGCCGGGATCAACACCTCGACCGAGGCGCTCGCCCAGATCATCGCCGACCGGCTCGCCGAGCGGGTGCAGGCCGGGCAGCTCGGTGCGGGAGCGCGCGGGCTGACCGGCATCACCGTCACGCTGCACGAGTCGCACATCGCCTGGGCCAGCTACGAGCGGACCCTGTGACGGGAGCGGATCCCGGCGGCCCGCCGGGGCCGGGGCCACGGACGGCGCGATGAACACCGGCGACACGGGCGCCACGCTGAACGCCGGGGACGGGCGGCCGGACGCGATGAACGCCGGCGACGCGGGCGCCACGCTGGGCGCCGGGGACGGGCGGCCGGACGCGATGAACGCCGGCGACGCGGGCGCCACGCTGGGCGCCGGAGATGGGCGGACGGGCGCGACGAGCGCCGGGACCGCTTACGTGGTGCTGCCCGGGGACATCGACGACCCGGCCACCCCGAGCGGCGGCAACGCCTACGACCGCCAGGTCATCACCGGGCTGGTCCGGCTCGGCTGGCAGGTGCGCGAACTCGCCGTGCCTGGGAGCTGGCCCCGGCCGGACCCGGCCGAGCGGGCGGCGCTGGCCGCCGCGCTCGACGGCGTACCGGACGGCGCGGTGGTGCTGCTCGACGGGCTGGTGGCCTGCGGGGTGCCCGAGGTCGTCGGCCCGGCCGCCGCTCGGCTCCGGCTGGCGGTGCTGGTGCACCTGCCGCTGCGCGACGAGACCGGGCTGCCGCCCGATCTGGCCGCCCGCCTCGACGACCTGGAACGGCGCACCCTGCGGGTCGCCCCGGCGATCGTCGCGACCAGCGCCGGGACGGGGCGGACGCTGGTGCGGCGACACGGCCTGCCCGCCGGGCGGGTGCACGTCGTGCCGCCCGGGGTCGCGGCCGCACCGCTGGCATCGGGTACGGACGGCGCCGCGAGCCTGCTCTGCGTCGCCTCGGTCATCCCCCGCAAGGGCCACGACGTACTGGTGGAGGCGCTGGCGAGCGTCGCCGACCGCCCCTGGACCTGCCGCTGTGTCGGCCCCGTGGACCGGGATCCGGAGTACGTCGA from Plantactinospora sp. BC1 carries:
- a CDS encoding 6-carboxytetrahydropterin synthase; the encoded protein is MFSITVRDHIMIAHSFRGEVFGPAQKLHGATFVVDATFRRPELDADNIVVDIGLASGALAEVLGELNYRNLDDEPSLAGINTSTEALAQIIADRLAERVQAGQLGAGARGLTGITVTLHESHIAWASYERTL
- a CDS encoding CDP-alcohol phosphatidyltransferase family protein, producing MGTPAELDGPAVGLAVQFVLLAALSATVGLGPAGWFAGSAYAVVTWLLLGRAMRRSGARMLGAANQVTLARGTLVGGVTALVAASFWSPAPVGLLVAVAGVALALDWVDGQVARRTGTTSALGARFDMEVDAFLILVLSAYLAQSLGAWVLAIGVLRYLFVAAAWALPWLNAALPHRFSRKTVAAMQGIVLAVASSGLLPGPLAYASVGLALALLCWSFGRDVGWLWRAHHRDPVPVGSR
- a CDS encoding zinc-binding alcohol dehydrogenase, with translation MTVRAEAFWLAAPGRGEIRSVPLAPPGADEVLVRTLHSGLSRGTETLVFAGKVPPSQYATMRAPFQEGDFPGPVKYGYLNVGLVEAGPEHLVGRTVFCLFPHQTRYVVPASAVTVVPEGVPASRAVLAGTVETAVNALWDAAPLVGDRVTVVGAGMVGSAVAGVLARFPGARVQLVDADPGRAGVAAALGVDFAAPADASGDRDLVVHASATSAGLTRSLELLAPEGTVVELSWYGDRQVSVPLGENFHSRRLVVRSSQVGTVSPNVRGRRTFADRLALALELLADPVFDALLTGACDFAELPEVLPRLVSGELSALCHVVNYGDAAIDR